Genomic DNA from Bacteroides zhangwenhongii:
TCATTGCTACTAATTTATCCGTTGATTTTTATTTATAAGGCCAGATATCTTTTATTCCCGGAGATTTCTCCTCTATTTGGTTACCTTTCATATCAAGCATCGGCCATACTTGATTTTCCGTAACCGGTATAAACTGAATCATATCATAGTGAGTAACCTTTTCTTGATACTGCTCTACCATATCGAAACGTATCGTATGGCGACCACTGGAATATACTTTAATCGTTCCCAGCAGAATACTGTTCATGCTCTTATCCGGTTTGTAGGTATACTGTTTCCACCCGTATTCCCTTTCCATTTCCGCATGATTGACCATATCCACTCCACGAAAGTCCTTCTTAGTCTTAGTACCATCCGCATCCTTTTCATAAATAATCGTTTTGACTTGTGCTATAGTTGCTGTTTTCTCTAAGACCTGATCATCCCGATTTTCCTGTTTAAAGGTTGTTTTCAGTATCGGCCCTCTTTTTGATGCATTCGAATGACGATAACATAACCATACTTTATAAGTTCCGTCTATCAATAAAGGTAACGTGAACTCAAAAGCCTTCACATAATTGGCATTGATGGTGAAGGTCAAATAATCACCATTTACATACTGTTGGTTCAGATTCATCGAAGGATTATCATCACTCATATTTACTACTCCATAAGTAATATCCGGATTAGCACTGCCTTTACCCGATTCGAACTTGACATCTTGATTTAAGTCTTTCATCTTAAACTTCTTAGTCTCCTTGCGATAGGCCGGATCCGATTTAATCTGCGGCAAGTCACACATATCGAAATCCACCCGATAGGCAGAACGTATCTTAATCTCCAATAAACCTCCGACTTCCTGCATCACTCCGTCCTCACAAGTCAAGTCTGTGTATTCACTATTTCTTAGCAGTTCGATTCCTGCTTCATAACTGGAAGCGCTCTTAAACCGGTTCAGCACAATGGACTGTCCGTCCATGGTACTGGTGATCACCTGATTCTCCACTTTAGTCATAACGGCCGATGTCCCTCCCAATAAATCAACAATATACCGTCG
This window encodes:
- a CDS encoding fasciclin domain-containing protein, coding for MKNNILLNTFWGVLSLFFLNACEDSLMGSVYQTTSEQMLDEYMDEHLGEFLKIVHKSDYRGMLHAYGAYTCLAPTDEAVRKFMEKEGKTIDELTKEEADAYVGYHIIGDTISSARFEDGKMPTPNIRGYYLTTKTESDESGNVYVMVDRKARMVTKDVLLGNGVLHVIDAVLEKPELTLRQQVAVLPTEKYSLFKDLFAEYEEYLAGVMTNDTTYTVYVQSNETFNDEGIHNKAELLVRLKKNMVGIAEDELVKNFLAYHIGIGRRYIVDLLGGTSAVMTKVENQVITSTMDGQSIVLNRFKSASSYEAGIELLRNSEYTDLTCEDGVMQEVGGLLEIKIRSAYRVDFDMCDLPQIKSDPAYRKETKKFKMKDLNQDVKFESGKGSANPDITYGVVNMSDDNPSMNLNQQYVNGDYLTFTINANYVKAFEFTLPLLIDGTYKVWLCYRHSNASKRGPILKTTFKQENRDDQVLEKTATIAQVKTIIYEKDADGTKTKKDFRGVDMVNHAEMEREYGWKQYTYKPDKSMNSILLGTIKVYSSGRHTIRFDMVEQYQEKVTHYDMIQFIPVTENQVWPMLDMKGNQIEEKSPGIKDIWPYK